In Lujinxingia sediminis, a single genomic region encodes these proteins:
- a CDS encoding PEGA domain-containing protein, which produces MNSVSIASRARRPLGALLFMLGFVALSAPAWAQEGEESGQGEQPAAEETALPAGPTPRLFMVPTDSVGGELTSIIPERVDDGTRARLKEQRGLELLPDYRQMQERLGGGRNASAAVAEAERLYTSGIGLLAAGDSQRAAETFQRALDMMNEHLSDLQNFDVYADTLANLSLAYFQTNFDLDARKLMQRYAQLRPGATLDPEKFPADLREVFDAEVDRVEKAGPGVLAVVGNVDGAQVYLDGELKGVTPTRIDGVGFGHHYLVVRGGGSVWSQEVRVRGRGTEQAVSVELGASREASASTDNDLPAFYLDLRETLRSGRFGTELSPYLVELTTRTGADFVAWVIMVRDGRDYAAAPFVYRARDGMVVQGENVSFNMEMSNQRVGVSRLAAEIATAVRTMPADRAVVDVDLAPAPVVAVEVPAVTEGTSEEGASTSGVREVREENEVARAPLPTPGPVVEDPEVIAPPAAMPSEGRSNTGRYLAYGGAAVLAGGAIAGTLFLILRSSASQPAAFEAEVEW; this is translated from the coding sequence ATGAATTCTGTCAGTATCGCGAGCCGCGCCAGGCGTCCGCTGGGCGCGCTGCTCTTTATGCTGGGGTTTGTCGCGCTGAGCGCCCCGGCCTGGGCTCAAGAGGGCGAGGAGAGCGGCCAGGGTGAGCAGCCCGCCGCCGAAGAGACAGCCCTGCCAGCGGGACCCACCCCTCGTCTTTTTATGGTGCCGACCGACAGCGTCGGCGGCGAGCTTACGAGCATCATTCCGGAGCGCGTTGATGATGGCACCCGGGCTCGCCTCAAGGAGCAGCGGGGGCTGGAGCTTTTGCCCGACTACCGGCAGATGCAAGAGCGCCTGGGCGGTGGTCGCAACGCGAGTGCTGCGGTGGCCGAAGCCGAGCGCCTCTACACCTCCGGCATCGGTCTGTTGGCCGCCGGTGACTCGCAACGGGCCGCGGAGACCTTCCAGCGTGCGCTCGACATGATGAACGAGCACCTCTCCGATCTTCAGAATTTTGATGTGTACGCCGATACCCTGGCCAATCTCTCACTGGCCTACTTTCAGACCAACTTCGATCTGGACGCTCGCAAGTTGATGCAGCGCTACGCGCAACTTCGCCCCGGGGCCACCTTGGACCCGGAGAAGTTCCCCGCCGACCTGCGCGAGGTCTTTGACGCGGAGGTTGACCGGGTGGAGAAGGCCGGTCCGGGTGTGCTCGCGGTGGTGGGTAATGTCGACGGTGCTCAGGTCTACCTTGACGGTGAGCTCAAGGGGGTGACCCCGACGCGCATTGACGGGGTGGGCTTTGGCCACCACTACCTGGTGGTGCGTGGCGGGGGCAGCGTGTGGTCGCAGGAAGTGCGCGTACGTGGTCGCGGCACAGAGCAGGCCGTCTCGGTGGAGTTGGGCGCGTCGCGAGAGGCGTCGGCTTCGACCGACAATGATCTTCCTGCGTTCTACCTCGATCTTCGCGAAACGCTGCGCTCGGGTCGCTTCGGCACCGAACTTAGCCCCTATCTTGTAGAGTTGACCACGCGTACCGGCGCCGACTTTGTGGCCTGGGTCATCATGGTACGAGACGGGCGCGACTATGCCGCGGCGCCTTTCGTGTACCGGGCTCGCGACGGGATGGTGGTGCAGGGCGAAAACGTCAGCTTCAATATGGAGATGTCGAACCAGCGCGTCGGCGTGAGTCGTCTTGCCGCTGAGATCGCCACTGCGGTGCGCACGATGCCCGCAGATCGGGCGGTGGTAGACGTGGACCTGGCCCCGGCGCCCGTCGTCGCCGTGGAGGTTCCCGCGGTGACGGAGGGAACCTCCGAGGAGGGCGCTTCGACCTCGGGCGTTCGCGAGGTGAGGGAGGAGAACGAGGTCGCTCGTGCTCCGCTGCCCACGCCCGGCCCTGTGGTCGAAGACCCGGAAGTCATCGCCCCGCCCGCAGCGATGCCCTCGGAGGGACGCAGCAACACCGGGCGCTACCTCGCCTACGGCGGCGCCGCAGTCCTGGCTGGCGGCGCGATTGCCGGGACTCTCTTTTTGATTTTGCGTAGCAGCGCCTCGCAGCCCGCGGCGTTTGAGGCGGAGGTGGAGTGGTGA